One region of Chlamydia psittaci 6BC genomic DNA includes:
- a CDS encoding leucyl aminopeptidase: MVLFHSQASCNKRVKADAIVLPFWKVKDKPKCAASIAKEYESLYRVALDSFSGEKGEIEFIYNSGQGKEKRLLILGLGKNEELTSQDVLEAYAKVTRALRKAKCTTVNVVLPTISELRIPVEDFLTNLTSGILSLNYNYPKYTKETKKTDPLLTKVTVLGIVPKIADRIFRKEESIFEGVYLTRDLVNGNADEVTPGKLANIAKGLAKEFPSVDAKVLNKDAILKEKMGLLAAVAKGSAVDPCFIVLSYQGKPKSKDHTVLIGKGVTFDSGGLDLKPGKAMLTMKEDMAGAATVLGILSGVAALELPVNVTALIPATENAIDAASYKMGDVYVGMSGLSVEIGSTDAEGRLILADAITYALKYCKPTRIIDFATLTGAMVVSLGEDVAGFFSNNDVLAQDLSEASAETSESLWRLPLVEKYDKALHSDIADMKNIGSNRAGAITAALFLKRFLEDQPVAWAHLDIAGTAYREKDEDAYPKYASGFGVRCLIYYIEKFLSK; this comes from the coding sequence GTGGTTCTATTTCACTCTCAAGCATCTTGTAATAAACGAGTTAAGGCTGATGCGATTGTTCTTCCTTTTTGGAAGGTTAAGGATAAGCCGAAATGCGCAGCTTCCATCGCAAAGGAATATGAATCACTTTATCGAGTTGCCTTGGATAGCTTCTCTGGAGAAAAAGGGGAAATCGAGTTTATCTATAATTCTGGTCAAGGTAAGGAAAAGCGTCTTTTAATTTTAGGATTAGGGAAGAATGAAGAGCTAACTTCTCAGGATGTTTTAGAGGCTTATGCTAAGGTAACACGCGCATTACGTAAGGCAAAATGCACAACAGTGAATGTTGTACTTCCTACAATTTCCGAGTTGCGTATTCCTGTGGAGGATTTCTTGACCAACCTGACTTCAGGAATCCTATCTTTGAACTATAATTACCCTAAGTATACTAAGGAAACGAAAAAGACAGATCCTTTGTTAACTAAGGTTACTGTATTAGGAATTGTACCTAAGATTGCTGATAGAATCTTTAGAAAAGAAGAAAGCATCTTCGAAGGCGTCTATCTGACACGAGACCTTGTAAATGGGAATGCAGATGAGGTAACTCCTGGAAAATTAGCAAATATTGCTAAAGGATTAGCTAAGGAATTCCCTAGTGTAGACGCTAAGGTTTTGAATAAGGATGCTATTCTTAAAGAAAAGATGGGGTTGTTGGCGGCTGTGGCTAAGGGCTCAGCTGTTGACCCGTGTTTTATTGTTTTAAGCTATCAAGGTAAGCCAAAATCGAAAGATCATACTGTGCTTATAGGCAAAGGTGTGACTTTTGATTCCGGGGGCTTAGACCTTAAACCCGGGAAAGCCATGTTGACTATGAAGGAAGATATGGCAGGAGCCGCTACAGTATTAGGTATTCTTTCGGGGGTTGCTGCTCTTGAGCTTCCTGTAAATGTTACCGCTCTTATTCCTGCTACAGAGAATGCTATAGATGCTGCCTCTTATAAGATGGGGGATGTGTACGTCGGGATGTCTGGACTATCAGTAGAGATTGGTAGTACGGATGCTGAGGGGCGTCTAATACTTGCTGATGCAATCACTTATGCTTTAAAATACTGCAAGCCTACGAGAATTATTGATTTTGCTACCCTAACAGGTGCGATGGTCGTATCTTTAGGTGAGGATGTTGCTGGTTTCTTCTCAAATAATGATGTATTAGCTCAAGATCTTTCCGAAGCTTCTGCTGAAACTAGCGAATCTTTATGGCGCTTGCCTCTTGTTGAAAAATATGACAAAGCTTTGCATTCCGATATTGCTGATATGAAAAATATTGGCAGTAACCGTGCAGGGGCTATTACAGCGGCACTTTTCTTAAAACGTTTTCTTGAAGATCAACCGGTGGCATGGGCTCATTTAGACATCGCGGGTACTGCATATCGTGAAAAAGATGAGGATGCTTATCCGAAATATGCTTCTGGTTTTGGTGTTCGTTGTCTTATTTATTACATAGAAAAGTTTTTATCTAAGTAA
- a CDS encoding DNA polymerase III subunit delta, giving the protein MQDYTCFQDFSKFYKEKAPHLTVIGSNSEEDRRVCVELLVSGKAQEIDALGLTISDLSKWTESYGLFASKEVVSIFQAEKLSPQMRDFLARYARNPHPHLTLMLFTTKQSFFQSLRKELPSAVFLSLFGEWQSDMEKRMATLLSQKASLLGISCSLALASVFIKKFPQAEMHTLLGEFHKLLCCLGGKQVLEYNDIENFVVKQEQVSLWKLRDAVLQRNTSASQAMLQALLHEHGEEPLGLIAFLRGQCLYGLRSLEEETGDRKHRFFIAYGKERLHQALSYLFYAESIIKNNTQDPIIAMETLLIRMTST; this is encoded by the coding sequence ATGCAAGACTATACTTGCTTCCAAGATTTTTCCAAATTCTACAAGGAAAAGGCTCCGCACCTCACAGTCATTGGCTCAAATTCTGAAGAAGATCGTCGAGTGTGTGTAGAATTGCTTGTTTCTGGGAAAGCTCAGGAAATCGACGCTTTGGGATTAACAATCAGTGACTTATCAAAATGGACGGAATCTTATGGGTTATTTGCCTCTAAAGAAGTTGTTTCCATTTTCCAAGCAGAGAAGCTATCCCCGCAAATGCGTGATTTTCTAGCTCGTTATGCTAGAAATCCTCATCCTCATCTTACCTTAATGTTATTCACCACTAAGCAGTCGTTTTTCCAGTCTTTGCGAAAGGAGCTTCCTTCTGCCGTGTTCCTATCGTTATTTGGTGAATGGCAGTCGGATATGGAGAAGCGTATGGCCACCCTCCTATCTCAAAAAGCTTCCCTTTTAGGAATTTCCTGTTCTTTAGCCTTGGCCTCAGTGTTTATTAAGAAATTTCCCCAAGCGGAGATGCATACGCTTCTTGGGGAATTTCATAAGTTGCTTTGCTGTTTAGGGGGAAAGCAAGTTCTAGAGTACAACGATATTGAAAACTTTGTTGTGAAACAAGAACAGGTATCTCTATGGAAATTACGCGATGCTGTACTTCAAAGGAATACTTCTGCAAGTCAGGCAATGCTTCAAGCTTTGTTGCATGAACATGGGGAAGAACCTCTGGGATTAATAGCTTTTCTTCGTGGGCAGTGTTTGTACGGATTGCGTAGTTTAGAAGAAGAAACGGGGGATAGGAAACATCGCTTTTTTATTGCCTATGGGAAAGAACGGCTCCACCAAGCTTTAAGTTATTTATTTTATGCTGAGAGTATTATTAAGAATAATACTCAAGATCCTATAATAGCCATGGAAACTTTGCTGATTAGGATGACAAGTACATGA
- the hctB gene encoding histone H1-like DNA-binding protein Hc2, with translation MLGVQKKRSSKKTATKAVRKPARKATAKKTATRKPAVRKAVRKTVAKKTTARKTVRKTTVRKTVAKKTTAKKAATRKPAVKKAVRKTAAKKTTVRKTVRKTTARKTVAKKATAKKTATRKPAVRKTVRKTVAKKTTARKPAARKAVAKPAMSCHKHHRHTASCQRVCASSAKRRCGSKSRVRTAHGWRQQLMKLVAR, from the coding sequence ATGTTAGGAGTACAAAAAAAACGTAGCAGCAAGAAAACAGCTACTAAAGCTGTTCGTAAACCTGCTAGAAAGGCTACTGCTAAGAAGACTGCTACTAGAAAGCCTGCGGTTAGAAAGGCAGTTCGTAAAACAGTTGCTAAGAAAACTACCGCTCGCAAAACTGTTAGAAAAACGACAGTACGTAAGACTGTAGCTAAAAAAACGACTGCGAAGAAGGCTGCTACTAGAAAGCCTGCAGTTAAAAAGGCAGTTCGTAAGACAGCTGCTAAGAAGACTACTGTACGTAAGACTGTTAGAAAAACGACAGCACGCAAGACTGTAGCTAAAAAAGCTACTGCGAAGAAGACTGCTACTAGAAAGCCTGCGGTTAGAAAGACAGTTCGCAAAACAGTTGCTAAGAAGACTACCGCTCGCAAGCCTGCTGCTAGAAAAGCAGTAGCAAAACCTGCTATGTCATGCCACAAGCATCACAGACACACAGCTTCTTGCCAACGTGTATGCGCTTCTTCAGCAAAAAGACGCTGTGGTTCTAAAAGCCGTGTTCGCACAGCTCATGGCTGGCGTCAACAATTAATGAAACTCGTTGCTCGTTAG